Proteins from one Desulfocurvus vexinensis DSM 17965 genomic window:
- the rnr gene encoding ribonuclease R, with protein sequence MARKRKAKKQTPDAPAMDQAAVLRAFREARQPLRTTEVLRRLGVHKNQKRELKAVLDALLEAGKIIHTRGGAYGLTESMSLLKGRLQVQRSGVGFVIPEDQRRKDIFVPRSSFGDAWHGDEVMVAVAPPRGGRDGEGRGKSPEGRIVRVLSRGLKTLPVRVERRLGPDLYLAFPTDPRLHFNVMADTKPLTDDPERGDIVHVLPGDKLDAGLWAATAAENLGSENDPKVQEALVKAAHGVPRKFPRRVLEETSVLPGDPGPEDFEGRKDLRGLGLVTIDGAKARDFDDAVHVRREGDGWRLTVAIADVSHYVAPGSHLDREAFERGNSYYFPQSVEPMFPEALSNGLCSLNPDVPRLAMVAEIGFTPDGQPRDERFHAAVIKSHARLTYMQVHRALDEKDPAERKALAPVLPMLEEAERLARVLNRVRSARGSLDFDLPEPEILFNLLGETTDIRPRPRTFAHQLIEEFMIAANEAVARLLTARELPCMYRIHPAPDADKLRAVFKLLSRTELAPKLPAPSATVAPADLQALLGAAQGTDLEFLAGRLVLRSMMQAVYSPQHTGHFGLASECYCHFTSPIRRYADLVVHRALKAAIGQDREPLPRPATMKKIADHISARERVAVDAEREILKRLTILFLEDKVGEPFTGIVNGLSDYGFWVELNEVMAEGMVRLSTLSDDYYHYLTDRQEIVGERTGKRFALGQKLRVRLGSVSLARLEVDLELLDQETTPRPKGRRGR encoded by the coding sequence ATGGCCCGCAAACGCAAAGCCAAAAAGCAGACCCCCGACGCCCCCGCCATGGACCAGGCCGCCGTGCTGCGCGCCTTCCGCGAGGCGCGCCAGCCGCTCAGGACCACGGAGGTCCTGCGGCGCCTGGGCGTCCACAAGAACCAGAAGCGGGAGCTCAAGGCCGTGCTGGATGCCCTGCTGGAAGCGGGCAAGATCATCCACACCCGAGGCGGGGCCTACGGGCTGACCGAGAGCATGTCGCTGCTCAAGGGGCGGCTCCAGGTCCAGCGCTCGGGCGTGGGCTTCGTCATCCCCGAGGACCAGCGCCGCAAGGATATCTTCGTGCCGCGCAGCAGCTTCGGCGACGCCTGGCACGGCGACGAGGTCATGGTCGCCGTGGCGCCCCCGCGCGGCGGGCGCGACGGCGAGGGCCGGGGCAAAAGCCCCGAGGGACGCATCGTGCGCGTGCTCTCGCGCGGGCTCAAGACCCTGCCCGTGCGCGTGGAGCGCCGCCTGGGGCCGGACCTGTACCTGGCCTTCCCCACCGACCCGCGCCTGCACTTCAACGTCATGGCCGACACCAAGCCGCTCACCGACGACCCCGAGCGCGGCGACATCGTGCACGTGCTGCCCGGCGACAAGCTCGACGCCGGGCTGTGGGCCGCCACCGCCGCCGAAAACCTGGGCTCGGAAAACGACCCCAAGGTCCAGGAGGCCCTGGTCAAGGCCGCCCACGGCGTGCCGCGCAAGTTCCCCCGCCGCGTGCTGGAGGAAACCAGCGTGCTGCCCGGCGACCCCGGCCCCGAAGACTTCGAAGGCCGCAAGGACCTGCGCGGCCTGGGGCTGGTGACCATCGACGGCGCCAAGGCCCGCGACTTCGACGACGCCGTGCACGTGCGCCGCGAGGGCGACGGCTGGCGCCTCACCGTGGCCATCGCCGACGTGAGCCACTACGTGGCCCCCGGCTCGCACCTGGACCGCGAGGCCTTCGAGCGCGGCAACTCCTACTATTTCCCGCAGTCCGTGGAACCCATGTTCCCCGAGGCGCTCTCCAACGGCCTGTGCAGCCTGAACCCCGACGTGCCCCGGCTGGCCATGGTCGCCGAGATCGGCTTCACCCCCGACGGGCAGCCCCGCGACGAGCGCTTCCACGCCGCCGTCATCAAGAGCCACGCCCGGCTGACCTACATGCAGGTCCACCGCGCCCTGGACGAGAAGGACCCCGCCGAGCGCAAGGCCCTGGCCCCGGTGCTGCCCATGCTCGAAGAGGCCGAGCGCCTGGCGCGCGTGCTCAACCGCGTGCGCTCCGCGCGCGGCAGCCTGGACTTCGACCTGCCCGAGCCCGAAATCCTGTTCAACCTGCTGGGCGAGACCACCGACATCCGCCCGCGCCCGCGCACCTTCGCCCACCAGCTCATCGAGGAGTTCATGATCGCGGCCAACGAGGCCGTGGCCCGGCTGCTCACCGCGCGCGAGCTGCCCTGCATGTACCGCATCCACCCCGCGCCCGACGCCGACAAGCTGCGCGCCGTGTTCAAACTGCTCTCGCGCACCGAGCTGGCACCCAAACTGCCCGCCCCGAGCGCCACCGTCGCCCCGGCGGACCTCCAGGCCCTGCTGGGCGCCGCCCAGGGCACGGACCTGGAATTCCTCGCCGGGCGGCTGGTGCTGCGCTCCATGATGCAGGCCGTCTACTCCCCGCAACACACCGGGCACTTCGGCCTGGCCTCGGAGTGCTACTGCCACTTCACCTCGCCCATCCGGCGCTACGCCGACCTGGTCGTCCACCGCGCCCTCAAGGCCGCCATCGGCCAGGACCGCGAACCCCTGCCCCGGCCCGCGACCATGAAGAAGATCGCCGACCACATCAGCGCCCGCGAACGCGTGGCCGTGGACGCCGAACGCGAAATCCTCAAGCGCCTGACCATCCTCTTCCTGGAAGACAAGGTCGGCGAACCCTTCACCGGCATCGTCAACGGCCTGTCCGACTACGGCTTCTGGGTCGAGCTGAACGAGGTCATGGCCGAGGGCATGGTCCGCCTGTCCACCCTGTCCGACGACTACTACCACTACCTCACCGACCGCCAGGAGATCGTGGGCGAACGCACCGGCAAACGCTTCGCCCTGGGCCAGAAGCTGCGCGTACGCCTGGGCAGCGTCAGCCTCGCCCGCCTGGAAGTGGACCTCGAACTCCTGGACCAGGAAACCACCCCCCGCCCCAAGGGCCGCCGGGGGCGGTAG
- the lpxK gene encoding tetraacyldisaccharide 4'-kinase codes for MHQLIPLQNALSPLLRVPGRLYAALMRMRRRSYASGALRAHRAPCLTVSVGNICWGGTGKTPLTDWIVDWALKAGRRPAVLTRGYKASPPHLPYLVSPESSPRQAGDEPLLLARTHPGARVVVDPRRARAAQLLAASNDPPDLLVLDDGFQHLAMARDIDLVLLRPADLVGDWNRVLPAGPWREGETALGAAHALLIKCPPDEFRALDPLIREHLEALGRPVFNFSLAVRGLVRLDQGGTVRDFGGEPYLLVTGVGEPAQVAATAQALLGTAPVHHLRYDDHHAYTRADRDFIDAEARRVNAAQVLCTTKDAVKLAALGAARLWTFDTTLAFGEALFTDQDFPGWWNKVAQRA; via the coding sequence ATGCACCAGCTCATCCCCCTGCAAAACGCCCTCTCCCCCCTGCTGCGCGTGCCGGGCCGCCTCTACGCCGCGCTGATGCGCATGCGCCGGCGCTCCTACGCCAGCGGCGCCCTGCGCGCCCATCGCGCCCCGTGCCTGACCGTGAGCGTGGGCAACATCTGCTGGGGCGGCACGGGCAAGACCCCGCTCACCGACTGGATCGTGGACTGGGCCCTCAAGGCCGGGCGGCGCCCCGCCGTGCTCACCCGGGGCTACAAGGCCAGCCCGCCGCACCTGCCCTACCTCGTCAGCCCGGAGTCCTCGCCCCGCCAGGCGGGCGATGAGCCCCTGCTGCTGGCGCGCACCCACCCCGGGGCGCGCGTGGTGGTGGACCCCCGGCGCGCCCGGGCCGCGCAGCTGCTGGCCGCAAGCAACGACCCGCCCGACCTGCTGGTGCTCGACGACGGCTTCCAGCACCTGGCCATGGCCCGCGACATCGACCTCGTGCTGCTGCGCCCGGCGGACCTGGTGGGCGACTGGAACCGCGTGCTGCCCGCCGGGCCCTGGCGCGAGGGCGAAACCGCCCTGGGCGCCGCCCACGCCCTGCTCATCAAATGCCCGCCCGACGAGTTCCGGGCCCTGGACCCGCTCATCCGCGAGCACCTGGAAGCCCTGGGCAGGCCGGTGTTCAATTTCTCCCTGGCCGTGCGCGGGCTGGTGCGCCTGGACCAAGGCGGCACCGTGCGCGACTTCGGCGGCGAGCCGTACCTGCTGGTCACCGGCGTGGGCGAGCCCGCCCAGGTGGCGGCCACGGCCCAGGCCCTGCTGGGCACCGCCCCGGTCCACCACCTGCGCTACGACGACCACCACGCCTACACCCGCGCCGACCGCGATTTCATCGACGCCGAGGCCCGGCGGGTGAACGCCGCCCAGGTGCTGTGCACCACCAAGGACGCCGTGAAGCTCGCCGCCCTGGGCGCCGCGCGGCTGTGGACCTTCGACACCACCCTGGCCTTCGGCGAGGCCCTGTTCACCGACCAGGACTTCCCCGGCTGGTGGAACAAGGTCGCACAGCGCGCCTGA
- a CDS encoding Bax inhibitor-1/YccA family protein — translation MQRYQTAGVTRTGAEVVNAFMRGVYGWMTAGLALTAAVAFMTASSPAMLQLIFGNQISMFIVILAPLGFVIALSAGIRKMSPGMATGMFLAYSAAMGLSLSSVLIAYTGASVFKTFLVCAGMFGSMSVYGMTTKRDLTAMGSFLMMGVFGLIIAMVVNMFMQSSAMDWIISGVGVLLFTGLTAWDTQKLKVMGETAPAGDEAALRRGTILGALTLYLDFINLFLFLLRFMGSSRN, via the coding sequence ATGCAAAGGTACCAGACTGCGGGCGTCACCCGCACCGGAGCCGAAGTCGTCAACGCCTTCATGCGCGGCGTGTACGGCTGGATGACTGCCGGCTTGGCGCTCACCGCAGCCGTGGCCTTCATGACGGCGTCTAGCCCGGCCATGCTCCAGCTGATCTTCGGCAACCAGATTTCCATGTTCATCGTCATCCTGGCCCCCCTGGGCTTCGTCATCGCCCTGTCGGCGGGCATCCGCAAGATGTCCCCGGGCATGGCCACGGGCATGTTCCTGGCCTACAGCGCCGCCATGGGCCTGTCGCTGTCCAGCGTGCTCATCGCCTACACGGGCGCCTCGGTGTTCAAGACCTTCCTGGTCTGCGCGGGCATGTTCGGCTCCATGAGCGTCTACGGCATGACCACCAAGCGCGACCTGACCGCCATGGGCAGCTTCCTGATGATGGGCGTCTTCGGCCTGATCATCGCCATGGTCGTGAACATGTTCATGCAGTCCAGCGCGATGGACTGGATTATCTCCGGCGTCGGCGTCCTGCTGTTCACCGGGCTCACCGCGTGGGACACCCAGAAGCTCAAGGTCATGGGCGAGACCGCCCCGGCGGGCGACGAGGCCGCCCTGCGCCGCGGCACCATCCTCGGCGCCCTGACCCTGTACCTCGACTTCATCAACCTCTTCCTGTTCCTGCTGCGCTTCATGGGCTCCTCGCGCAACTAG